In the genome of uncultured Paludibaculum sp., the window CTGGCCGGGATCTGATTGTTGGCGAAGGGGGTGCGCGTGACGACGCCGTCCACGGTTTGGGTTGTGTTGGGATCGTAGATTTGCTTGGCACCGAGTTCGGAGAAATCGCCGCCGCGCATAGCCTGTGTGGCGATGCTGGCGATGGCGGTGCTGGAGGCGTTGGCCTGGCGGTACCAGTTCCGTGTGAAGTAGAAGAACGACTTGTTTTTGCCGTTGTACACCTTGGGGATCCACACCGGACCGCCGATGTTGAGGCCGTATTCGTTCTGGCGGACTTTGGCTTTGTTCGGGTTGCGGGTGTCGCCGTCGGGGTACTTTCGCTGACGGTTGATCGACCAGCCGGCCGCGTCGTAGGCGTCGTTGCGGTTGAATTCGAAGACGCCGCCGTGGAACTGGTTCGTGCCGGACTTGGTCACGAACACCTCAATACCGCCCGCGGTGCGTCCGTACTCGGCCGAGAAGTTCGAGTTCAGCAGCTTGAACTCGCCGTACTGTTCGACGGAGCCGATGCCGCCGTTGGACGAGAAGGCTACGCCGCCGCTCTCGGGGTTGGTGTGCGACGCGCCGTCGATGAGAATCTCCTTGCCGCGGCGGGGGCCGCCATTGATGCTGGAGTCCTGCACGCCGTTATTGACGCCGGGCAAAAAGGAGATGAAGTTTTCCGGATTCCGAAATCCACCGCTGACGAACAGCGGCGCGTCTTTCATGAACTTGGGTTGGAAACTGGTGCCTAGATCACTGCTGGCGGCGGCGAGCAGAGGCGCCTCGCCCTGCACGTCGACGGTCTGGTTGACATCGCCCACCTCCATGCGGGCATCGACGCTGACGCGCGTGGCGGTGGCGACGACGATGCCGGTGCGGGACATCTTTTTGAAGCCGGCGACTTCCACGCTGAGCGTGTAGGAACCAACCTCGACGGAAGGAAAGGAGTAAATTCCAGAGTCGGAACTTACGGTAACCGCCTCGCGGTTGGTCGCCTCCTGGATCAGTCTGATACTGGCTCCTGGTATGGCCGCGCCGACCGGGTCAGTGACTTGGCCTGAAATGGTGCCCGCTCCGCTCTGGCCGAACACGGGGGCCAGGGGCAAGGCGAGCAGGCACACGACTAGGTATGTGTTTCTGTGGACGAACAAGGAACCCCTCCCAGTGGGATTTCCTCGAAGTCTACAGGAGTTAATACTGGATGACAATGGATATGTTTGACTGAGGCGGGTCAAAAGCGAGTAAATTCTCGACGTCGAGCCCCGCGCGGCGCCACGGCATCTGTGGACGAATGGCGTTGACGGTCTTGGGAACTGCTTCCGTGCTGTAAACAAAGGGAGAAGAATGGGCGCTGCGTTCCAGGCGGGTTTTGTAGCGGGCTAACCCCGGAAATGTCGAGGCGGCGGCGGTCGGGCCGGTGCCAGTCTGCCCACTCGGAGTTTGTTGGGCCGAAACAAATGCTCGCAGTACTATGCCGGCTCTGGGACTACGGTTCGGGACCCTGGCCGGCACGCCGACTCCAGACCGGTCGCCGCAGTACCAGTTAGTGCTCCGAAGGTTCCAATTTCCACTCTTCCGAGCCGTTTCCGGAAGTTTGCCGAGTCAGTACCCGGCCGGGTAATAGGCGTGGGGGTTCTGGGAGGCAACAGACCCGGAGGTTAACTTACCAGTGTGACGGACCGTCGCGCCTGGGGCTATCAAACCGGCGGAACGTCTCGGGAACCTCATGAAACGTAATTCTGTATTGTTCGGAGCCGCCACGATGTTGGCGGCGATCTCATGCCTGTCGGCGACACCCCTGCCACAAACCGCCGTAGGGACCGACAAGAACGTCCTCGTCTCGAACGAAGACCTCCAAGTTCTGGCCGGCGGCGGACTCGGGGGCACACTCGATGGCTTCAGTACCTATTTTTGGTGCGTCGACTACGAGCACCTCACCGCGCTGGACAATCCGTATACCGCAAACGTCGTTGCCTTGGGGAACTGGACCGCTGAGGAGAAGAATCAGGTCCAGAAGGGCAACAATACCAACTGGGGGTTGGCTTCGCCAGATCTTTCCGTGCTGCAACGCTATCAGGTCGCCGCCTATCTGCTCTCGCAGATGTCGACGTACCAGACTCTGACGCCTCAGACCGGATCTGTCCGGACGGCCGATGAGAATCTACAGCTTTCCCTGTGGAAGGTGCTGAACCAGGGGACGCCCACAGCCGTCAGTCCCTCGCCTTACAACATGGCTCCACTAGACGCCGCGGTCTCCTACGTGCAATCGAACCCAACCTACGGATTCGGCGCGTGGGCGGTGGTTAGTGGAATCTCATCCGGCGGTGAGTTGACGCAGACAGCCAGGCAGACCTTCCTGGTGGCCCTGGCTCCCGTACCCGAGCCCGCCGCCTACGCGCTGATCGGCCTCGGTCTCGGCGCCGTCGCCTTCATCGGCCGTAAGAAGGCCTGACTTTTCAGAGCTCTCAGCAATCAGCGGTCAGCAATCAGCTCCGGCTGGGATGGCTGAAGGCTGAATGCCGATTGCTGACAGCTAACCTACCGAACGCCCGAAACGGGCCACTCAGTCACGCCGCAACGCGGACATGGGGTCGAGCCTGGCGGCTCGCAATCCCGGCTGAAGGGCCGCGGCCAGGGCGACGGCAATCAGTACGAACACAACCGACGCGTAGATCCAGGGTGACGTGAGCTCGGTCTGGAATAGCAGCGCCTTCAGATAACGAGTGGTGGCCAACGAAGCTGCAAGACCAACCACGGCGCCCGCCACTGTCCAGTGCAGGGCTCGCCGCAGCACCAGCGACACGATGCCCGCCGGCGTGGAGCCGAGGCACATCCGTACGCCGATCTCACGCGTTCTCTGGGCGACGAAGAAGCTCACGACGGCATAGAGACCGATGCCGGCCAGGAGAATCCCGACGAGGGCGAAGGCGGTGAGGACGACGGACTGGAAACGCGGCCGTTGGTAGAGTTCCGATACCTTGTCTTCCATCACGCTGATCTCCACCGGCAGGCGCGAATCCATGGAACGAACCTCTTCGCGAACGAGCCGGGCCATCGCGGCCGTGGGGAGCGCGCCGCGAATGACAGCGATCCAGCGGCGGGGCGCGCCTTGGATGACACTGGGCCGCTGGAGGTAATACTCCGAGTCCTGTTTCATGCCGGGCGGCGCATTGCGCACCTCGCCGGCAATGCCGATAACCGTCAGCCAGGGGCCCTCCGGGCCAGCGCGCAGGCGGCGCCCCAGGGGGTCTTCCTTGCCGAACAGCCGCGCGGCCAGGGATCCACTGATGACGATGGCCTCCTTGTCTTCCGCCTGGAACGCCCGGCCGCGCTGCAGCCGGATGCCGAGGGCGGGGAAGTACTCCGGCGTCACCCAACGGTAGACCACCATGCCGCCGGTGCCGGGCCGGACCTCGGGCGGACGGCCCTCCACTTGAATGCGGGAGTAGATCATGGCCTGGGTGCGCCCGGAAGGCGGAACGGAGTCGGCCAGTGCAACCTGATTGACACCGGGCAGGCGGCGGAGACGCTCCTGAATCTCCAGAGCATGCGGCGAATCGAGGCGCATGGCAGCAGTGAGAACATGACCGCCCTGGAAGCCCAGGGGGACGCCCTGCAATTTCCAAAGGCTGTGGAGCAGCAAGCCGGCGCCGGTG includes:
- a CDS encoding PEP-CTERM sorting domain-containing protein; the encoded protein is MKRNSVLFGAATMLAAISCLSATPLPQTAVGTDKNVLVSNEDLQVLAGGGLGGTLDGFSTYFWCVDYEHLTALDNPYTANVVALGNWTAEEKNQVQKGNNTNWGLASPDLSVLQRYQVAAYLLSQMSTYQTLTPQTGSVRTADENLQLSLWKVLNQGTPTAVSPSPYNMAPLDAAVSYVQSNPTYGFGAWAVVSGISSGGELTQTARQTFLVALAPVPEPAAYALIGLGLGAVAFIGRKKA